The following proteins come from a genomic window of Bombyx mori chromosome 18, ASM3026992v2:
- the LOC101745240 gene encoding uncharacterized protein LOC101745240 isoform X2, translating to MEHIPKQKGFGCLSLKFGCILSGLTLILYSVLVIAHSSAAIATASQSLKFDWEGVLTYGVLATVILTHCVTLFLTAIMLVGTLREKPHLMRPWLVWMSVQIMIYVLMFVFWTTTNMVSHMGDTSMLGYALEFLTLLIRFYMLVLVASYYDLLEKDREYGERLKSLNNQHWYNSA from the exons ATGGAGCACATTCCTAAACAAAAGGGCTTCGGATGCCTATCTCTCAAATTTGGCTGTATATTATCGGGCTTAACTTTAATC CTGTACTCCGTGCTGGTAATAGCGCACTCCTCAGCCGCCATCGCAACAGCCTCACAGTCGCTAAAGTTCGACTGGGAAGGAGTTTTGACGTATGGCGTTTTGGCAACTGTCATTTTGACACATTGCGTCACGCTGTTCCTGACAGCCATCATGCTTGTCGGCACTTTGAGG gaaAAACCTCACTTGATGCGTCCTTGGCTGGTGTGGATGTCTGTGCAGATCATGATCTACGTTCTCATGTTCGTGTTTTGGACCACAACTAACATGGTCAGTCATATGGGCGACACGTCGATGCTCGGATACGCGTTGGAATTTCTAACTCTCT tAATTCGTTTCTACATGCTGGTCCTTGTTGCAAGCTATTACGATTTGTTAGAAAAGGACAGAGAATACGGAGAGAGACTCAAAAGTTTGAACAATCAACACTGGTACAACTCTGCTTGA
- the LOC101745386 gene encoding uncharacterized protein LOC101745386: protein MVRINYIFLVFCFNYALSAEQKKRSYVGGGSHGFSSGGAISSIGGAGIASSGIISSIGSGIGAEGVGGGFVSGGAGGIGGIGGFGGIGAGGVGGGSIIGSGSLSGVPTQHTVSEYYNTVAVPVPQPVPVSVPRPVPYPVHVGVPVDSPRPVPVPVPQPVPHVVTRPVAVPVDRPYAYPVAQAVPVTVTQSVGIPVPQPYPVSVPAPVPVSVPQAVSVPVTIVASGSGGGLGLGGGVSGFGGGFSGIGGGVSAVGGGIGGYGGTVGGFVPSSGIGLGVGGGIGHGIGSVTLGSSLGSSLTSGSLSGHTIATSHGHRIHHSY, encoded by the exons ATGGTTCGAATAAATTAT attttcCTGGTCTTTTGCTTCAATTATGCCCTGAGCGCTGAACAAAAGAAGAGATCATATGTTGGCGGTGGATCGCACGGATTCAGTTCTGGAGGCGCTATTTCATCAATTGGAGGAGCTGGAATCGCATCGTCTGGAATTATTTCTTCGATTGGAAGCGGCATCGGAGCAGAGGGTGTTGGTGGAGGCTTTGTGTCTGGAGGTGCTGGAGGTATTGGCGGTATCGGAGGATTCGGGGGCATTGGCGCTGGTGGAGTTGGAGGTGGATCAATAATCGGTTCAGGATCGCTCAGTGGGGTCCCAACGCAACACACGGTATCGGAATACTACAATACTGTAGCCGTTCCCGTTCCTCAACCGGTACCAGTATCCGTGCCTAGGCCTgtaccgtacccggtacatgtTGGTGTGCCGGTCGACTCGCCCCGACCTGTGCCGGTGCCTGTACCGCAACCCGTACCTCATGTAGTAACGCGACCTGTAGCCGTCCCAGTTGATAGGCCTTACGCGTACCCGGTAGCCCAGGCGGTACCCGTTACGGTAACTCAAAGTGTTGGCATTCCTGTTCCGCAGCCCTATCCCGTATCAGTTCCCGCCCCAGTGCCTGTCAGCGTACCCCAAGCGGTTTCTGTTCCAGTTACCATTGTGGCTTCTGGATCTGGAGGAGGACTTGGACTTGGCGGTGGAGTCAGTGGATTCGGAGGTGGCTTCAGTGGAATTGGGGGTGGCGTCAGTGCAGTTGGGGGTGGGATCGGGGGATATGGCGGTACGGTTGGTGGTTTTGTGCCATCTTCTGGCATTGGCTTAGGGGTAGGCGGTGGCATTGGACACGGTATAGGATCTGTAACTTTAGGATCATCCTTGGGATCATCGTTGACTTCCGGCTCGTTGTCAGGTCACACGATCGCTACGTCTCATGGTCACCGCATTCACCATTCGTATTAA
- the LOC101745240 gene encoding uncharacterized protein LOC101745240 isoform X1 translates to MYTSLPFSMEHIPKQKGFGCLSLKFGCILSGLTLILYSVLVIAHSSAAIATASQSLKFDWEGVLTYGVLATVILTHCVTLFLTAIMLVGTLREKPHLMRPWLVWMSVQIMIYVLMFVFWTTTNMVSHMGDTSMLGYALEFLTLLIRFYMLVLVASYYDLLEKDREYGERLKSLNNQHWYNSA, encoded by the exons ATGTATACGA GTCTACCTTTCTCGATGGAGCACATTCCTAAACAAAAGGGCTTCGGATGCCTATCTCTCAAATTTGGCTGTATATTATCGGGCTTAACTTTAATC CTGTACTCCGTGCTGGTAATAGCGCACTCCTCAGCCGCCATCGCAACAGCCTCACAGTCGCTAAAGTTCGACTGGGAAGGAGTTTTGACGTATGGCGTTTTGGCAACTGTCATTTTGACACATTGCGTCACGCTGTTCCTGACAGCCATCATGCTTGTCGGCACTTTGAGG gaaAAACCTCACTTGATGCGTCCTTGGCTGGTGTGGATGTCTGTGCAGATCATGATCTACGTTCTCATGTTCGTGTTTTGGACCACAACTAACATGGTCAGTCATATGGGCGACACGTCGATGCTCGGATACGCGTTGGAATTTCTAACTCTCT tAATTCGTTTCTACATGCTGGTCCTTGTTGCAAGCTATTACGATTTGTTAGAAAAGGACAGAGAATACGGAGAGAGACTCAAAAGTTTGAACAATCAACACTGGTACAACTCTGCTTGA